In Sphaeramia orbicularis chromosome 7, fSphaOr1.1, whole genome shotgun sequence, one genomic interval encodes:
- the ctdsp2 gene encoding carboxy-terminal domain RNA polymerase II polypeptide A small phosphatase 2 isoform X1, whose amino-acid sequence MESSVITQVQKEDVQVSPKTGQVSRSALKQPRSCNIFKALFCCLQAQDGPKPPPSPPPPSQQALLESQENGTVVKQSELSLLPEVNAQDQGKICVVIDLDETLVHSSFKPISNADFIVPVEIEGTTHQVYVLKRPYVDEFLQRMGELFECVLFTASLAKYADPVTDLLDQCGVFRARLFRESCVFHQGCYVKDLSRLGRDLHKTLILDNSPASYIFHPKNAVPVVSWFDDVDDAELLNLLPVFEELSQADNVYTRLDQLRGH is encoded by the exons ATGGAAAGTTCTGTTATCACCCAAGTGCAGAAAGAAGACGTTCAAGTGTCACCGAAAACAG GCCAGGTGAGCCGGTCTGCCCTGAAACAGCCTCGGAGTTGTAACATCTTCAAAGCGCTCTTCTGTTGCCTCCAAGCTCAGGATGGCCCcaaaccaccaccatcaccaccaccaccttcccAGCAGGCCTTGCTGGAATCACAGGAAAATGGGACGGTTGTCAAG CAGTCTGAACTCAGTCTCCTGCCAGAGGTGAATGCCCAGGACCAAGGGAAGATTTGTGTGGTTATAGACCTGGATGAGACCCTGGTGCACAGCTCATTCAAG CCTATTAGTAATGCAGACTTCATCGTGCCTGTGGAGATAGAGGGGACCACACACCAG GTGTATGTGCTGAAGAGACCCTATGTGGATGAGTTCCTGCAGAGAATGGGGGAGTTGTTTGAATGTGTGCTGTTTACAGCTAGTCTCGCCAAG TATGCAGACCCAGTCACGGACCTGCTGGATCAGTGTGGTGTTTTTCGGGCCCGGTTGTTCCGGGAGTCTTGCGTTTTCCACCAGGGCTGCTATGTCAAAGATTTGAGCCGCCTGGGCCGAGACCTTCACAAAACTCTGATCCTGGATAACTCTCCTGCCTCCTATATCTTTCACCCTAAAAATGCT GTTCCTGTGGTGTCATGGTTTGATGACGTGGATGATGCCGAGCTGCTCAACCTTCTGCCTGTGTTTGAAGAACTTAGTCAAGCTGACAATGTTTACACCCGTCTGGACCAGCTCCGTGGACATTAG
- the ctdsp2 gene encoding carboxy-terminal domain RNA polymerase II polypeptide A small phosphatase 2 isoform X2 gives MESSVITQVQKEDVQVSPKTGQVSRSALKQPRSCNIFKALFCCLQAQDGPKPPPSPPPPSQQALLESQENGTVVKSELSLLPEVNAQDQGKICVVIDLDETLVHSSFKPISNADFIVPVEIEGTTHQVYVLKRPYVDEFLQRMGELFECVLFTASLAKYADPVTDLLDQCGVFRARLFRESCVFHQGCYVKDLSRLGRDLHKTLILDNSPASYIFHPKNAVPVVSWFDDVDDAELLNLLPVFEELSQADNVYTRLDQLRGH, from the exons ATGGAAAGTTCTGTTATCACCCAAGTGCAGAAAGAAGACGTTCAAGTGTCACCGAAAACAG GCCAGGTGAGCCGGTCTGCCCTGAAACAGCCTCGGAGTTGTAACATCTTCAAAGCGCTCTTCTGTTGCCTCCAAGCTCAGGATGGCCCcaaaccaccaccatcaccaccaccaccttcccAGCAGGCCTTGCTGGAATCACAGGAAAATGGGACGGTTGTCAAG TCTGAACTCAGTCTCCTGCCAGAGGTGAATGCCCAGGACCAAGGGAAGATTTGTGTGGTTATAGACCTGGATGAGACCCTGGTGCACAGCTCATTCAAG CCTATTAGTAATGCAGACTTCATCGTGCCTGTGGAGATAGAGGGGACCACACACCAG GTGTATGTGCTGAAGAGACCCTATGTGGATGAGTTCCTGCAGAGAATGGGGGAGTTGTTTGAATGTGTGCTGTTTACAGCTAGTCTCGCCAAG TATGCAGACCCAGTCACGGACCTGCTGGATCAGTGTGGTGTTTTTCGGGCCCGGTTGTTCCGGGAGTCTTGCGTTTTCCACCAGGGCTGCTATGTCAAAGATTTGAGCCGCCTGGGCCGAGACCTTCACAAAACTCTGATCCTGGATAACTCTCCTGCCTCCTATATCTTTCACCCTAAAAATGCT GTTCCTGTGGTGTCATGGTTTGATGACGTGGATGATGCCGAGCTGCTCAACCTTCTGCCTGTGTTTGAAGAACTTAGTCAAGCTGACAATGTTTACACCCGTCTGGACCAGCTCCGTGGACATTAG
- the tmbim6 gene encoding probable Bax inhibitor 1 — protein MNVFDRNINFDALLKFSQISHSTQVHLKNVYSSLAVCMFVAAAGSYVHVVTRLFQGGVLSVLGSLGMMFWLAMTPHNPETEKKRLAILAGFAFLTGVGLGPTLDFIIAVNPSIIVTAFMGTSMIFICFTLSALYAKRRSYLFLGGTLMSGLSLLFLMSVMNMFFGSVMLFKAHMYLGLLIMCGFVLFDTQLIIEKAENGDKDYVWHCVDLFLDFITIFRKLMVILAMNDKDKRKEKK, from the exons ATGAACGTGTTTGACCGCAACATTAACTTTGACGCCCTCTTGAAGTTCTCCCAAAT ATCTCATTCCACCCAGGTGCACTTGAAGAATGTGTACTCCAGTTTGGCAGTGTGCATGTTTGTGGCCGCAGCTGGATCTTACGTCCATGTTGTCACACGCCTCTTTCAG GGTGGTGTGCTGTCTGTGCTCGGCTCACTGGGGATGATGTTTTGGCTTGCTATGACCCCTCATAATCCTGAGACGGAGAAAAAGAGACTGGCTATTCTCGCAGGATTTGCCTTCCTTACAG GTGTTGGCCTTGGTCCTACACTGGACTTTATCATCGCTGTCAACCCAAG CATCATTGTGACGGCTTTCATGGGTACCTCTATGATCTTCATTTGCTTCACTCTCAGTGCCCTCTACGCTAAACGCAGGAGCTACCTCTTCCTGGGAG GCACACTGATGTCTGGCCTTTCCCTCCTGTTCCTGATGTCTGTGATGAACATGTTCTTTGGGTCTGTGATGCTTTTTAAG GCTCACATGTACCTCGGGCTGCTCATCATGTGTGGCTTCGTCCTGTTTGACACCCAGCTCATCATCGAGAAAGCAGAAAACGGGGACAAAGACTATGTTTG gcactGTGTGGATTTGTTCCTGGATTTCATCACCATCTTCAGAAAACTGATGGTCATCCTCGCCATGAACGATAAG gacaagaggaaggagaagaagtaa
- the nckap5l gene encoding nck-associated protein 5-like isoform X2, which produces MRTMSDETEQRMCEEDFGSDEEGEEADVESYLEDNSSELMDRLRELEAENSALMLANESQREAYERCLDEVANHVVQALLNQKDLREECIKLKMLVFDLERQNRALCELFQQKLPNHPTAHYQVQAGPLPDYNAQLHNDSAKQVEPAQTEAQAKGNGYRTQHASPGPRGPATSMEALSPFFKKKAHILEVLRKMEETDPLKFHPSTTSLSFCDYSQVLMSTEAVLATADPLPLQCKSHHTHCHCSCTDADTHQHVNGDGAVKCEGGNTCCLHCKRSPDSPPKPCNHVCSPSKANSATQSHVVPAAAMSECHSKSRTGESVPSKQCLKNDNHQQTAGAAAQSSVAGTGDDSLEVEQEQEGLKASGSDEITGFCPSMQISHCETETSDGINTTDPSAVPETDSTDQETSSVRASASVSPSPSCLSDVKAAAINSPSKLLKFLKIPSIGEKSQAPTSSVRLSPQLTRNSRIPCRTNNYEVYHSPVPTRRATTTERCRQPPPPPSRSESYPATHSAPTSPPQPEDTCSPAAKEISYSSLSVPKASAGSKVGASSSASSSSPKVSQRVPHYENVCEMSASSREEEPAVSLEKRTTLPSQTKVNGGERKLVKSLPESVLNPTPQRKQSSSSTSESTSDDEEDSDSPVWVNHHSLPSSSALSKAQSRTNYSRSREKQDVDTKENTAEVAHPPPPPPTRRTESSSIPKRPGVASARSQADSSHHAFKDRLAALGKLRSSEDLQVSLRPAEAANTDGTYGEDRSKTAERSVELLKEEQRHSKYTDSLDGKPKGSGLKYSGPSQIYEPGAKAQPSVGKQELCVTKTEGSKSKIGLPSPNTDAPQVLRNNIKCPGSLNLAYNIKSGVGPHSSNSPNKIPPKSPSKPCQGPSVHRGSKPTEAPRYSSKSEERTKISGKGKKNPMYGDSLPPPPPRPPMSDSQGEKALQPVPSPQSAIEQKVMKGIEENMLKLQEQDRGGQGGEVKQKASNGIASWFGLKKSKLPALSRKTDATKAKDEKREWKINIPSVGRDSVKMATRCKEGVEGLNISTLMEKAEGLRRALEEERAYVERSGRGHSCEVVMDQAQGQLAVMYRGGRSDNFMQQLLNRVDGKDMISLPQRRLSFDCKTSKPVFQQSDVISHTTSRDDMEKGSDRIGNITSDENLADSVHSQHFAGSGASTYTLDSGIGTFPLPDCSSGAAGRSLSKTRAGAEHHSSSPGRAGRRARTLDRELPSQDECYTPHKQLIPTIQYGSMLEGRSSGGVIREDKDGHGANMFSPRTKTWTFPNLKTPSGPAEVYLAVEEEEEEPVPFGSPFRGSMKAGGPSSSRVVDPGSLPVPAQAGMSRRGKTRVPSVPEMSREAGLELLRERPEEALSPSRPQVLETPESLSDSLYDSLSSCGSQG; this is translated from the exons ATGAGAACAATGTCTGATGAGACAGAACAGAGAATGTGTGAGGAGGACTTTGGTTCGGATGAGGAGGGTGAGGAGGCAGATGTGGAGTCTTACCTGGAGGACAACAGCAGCGAGCTCATGGACCGACTCAGAGAACTGGAG GCAGAGAATTCAGCTCTGATGTTGGCAAATGAAAGTCAGCGAGAGGCTTATGAAAGATGTTTGGATGAG GTGGCTAACCATGTGGTCCAAGCTCTGCTCAATCAAAag GATCTGAGAGAGGAGTGCATAAAGCTGAAGATGCTGGTGTTTGATCTGGAGAGACAGAACCGAGCGCTTTGTGAGCTTTTTCAGCAGAAACTGCCCAATCACCCTACTGCTCACTACCAG GTCCAGGCAGGACCCCTCCCAGACTACAATGCACAGCTGCACAATGACTCTGCCAAACAGGTGGAGCCTGCACAGACTGAAGCACAAGCCAAG GGAAATGGCTACCGCACACAACATGCCTCTCCAGGCCCCCGTGGTCCGGCCACCTCCATGGAGGCCCTGTCCCCCTTCTTCAAGAAGAAAGCACACATCCTGGAGGTTCTTCGTAAGATGGAGGAGACAGACCCTCTGAAGTTCCACCCCTCCACTACTAGCTTGTCTTTCTGCGACTACAGCCAGGTGCTCATGTCAACAGAAGCTGTTTTGGCCACGGCAGACCCACTTCCACTCCAGTGCAAATCCCACCACACACACTGCCACTGCTCCTGCACCGACGCCGACACACACCAGCACGTCAACGGGGATGGAGCGGTGAAGTGTGAGGGAGGGAACACCTGCTGTTTAcactgcaagagaagcccagaCAGTCCTCCGAAGCCATGTAACCATGTCTGTAGTCCTTCAAAAGCCAACTCAGCCACCCAGAGCCATGTAGTTCCTGCAGCTGCTATGAGTGAATGTCACAGTAAGAGCAGAACAGGCGAGTCTGTTCCCTCTAAACAGTGTCTCAAGAATGACAACCACCAGCAAACAGCAGGAGCTGCCGCCCAGTCCTCAGTAGCGGGAACTGGCGATGACAGCCTGGAGgtggagcaggagcaggagggtCTAAAAGCTAGTGGCTCTGACGAGATCACTGGTTTTTGTCCCAGTATGCAAATCTCCCACTGTGAAACAGAAACGAGTGATGGCATCAACACCACTGACCCCTCAGCCGTCCCAGAGACAGACAGCACAGATCAGGAGACGTCCTCTGTAAGAGCGAGTGCCTCCGTCAGCCCCAGCCCCTCCTGTCTCAGTGATGTCAAAGCCGCAGCTATCAATTCCCCGTCCAAACTGCTTAAGTTCTTGAAGATCCCCTCCATCGGGGAGAAGTCTCAGGCTCCGACCTCCTCTGTCCGTCTGAGCCCTCAGCTCACCCGCAACTCCAGAATCCCCTGCCGCACCAACAACTACGAGGTGTACCACTCCCCCGTCCCCACGCGTAGAGCCACCACCACAGAGAGGTGCAGGcagccccctccccctccatccAGGTCTGAGTCCTACCCTGCCACACACTCAGCCCCGACCTCCCCACCGCAACCTGAAGACACCTGCTCCCCCGCAGCTAAGGAGATAAGCTACAGCAGCCTTTCTGTACCTAAGGCGAGTGCTGGGTCCAAGGTGGGAGCCTCGTCCTCTGCATCCTCCTCCTCACCTAAAGTATCACAGAGGGTTCCTCATTATGAAAATGTCTGTGAAATGTCTGCTAGCTCTAGAGAAGAGGAACCAGCTGTGAGTCTTGAGAAAAGAACCACACTGCCCTCTCAAACAAAAGTGAATGGCGGCGAGAGGAAGCTAGTTAAATCACTACCAGAAAGTGTCCTGAACCCCACTCCTCAGAGGAAGCAGTCGTCCTCCTCCACATCAGAGTCCACGTCAGATGATGAAGAAGATTCAGACAGCCCGGTGTGGGTTAACCATCACAGCCTGCCCAGCTCGTCCGCCCTCAGCAAAGCTCAGAGTAGAACGAACTACTCACGAAGCAGAGAGAAGCAGGATGTGGATACAAAGGAGAACACAGCAGAGGTCGCccatcctccacctccacctccaacaAGGAGGACTGAGTCCTCATCCATCCCCAAAAGGCCTGGTGTGGCATCAGCCAGATCCCAGGCTGATTCCAGTCACCATGCTTTCAAAGACAGACTAGCTGCTTTAGGAAAACTGAGGAGCTCCGAGGATTTGCAAGTGAGTCTAAGGCCAGCGGAGGCAGCGAATACTGACGGGACGTACGGTGAAGACAGGAGTAAGACAGCAGAGAGGTCAGTGGAGCTCCTCAAGGAGGAGCAGAGACATTCAAAATACACAGACTCTCTGGACGGTAAACCCAAAGGGAGTGGTCTGAAGTACTCAGGTCCTTCTCAGATCTATGAACCAGGAGCAAAAGCTCAGCCTTCAGTGGGTAAACAAGAACTGTGTGTGACTAAGACTGAAGGCTCCAAGAGCAAAATCGGTCTGCCTTCCCCCAACACAGACGCCCCACAGGTACTACGCAACAACATCAAGTGTCCGGGTTCCCTGAATCTAGCTTACAACATTAAATCTGGTGTTGGTCCTCACAGTAGCAACAGTCCAAACAAAATCCCCCCGAAGTCACCGTCCAAACCCTGCCAGGGCCCGTCAGTCCACAGAGGAAGCAAACCCACAGAGGCCCCGCGGTACTCGTCCAAATCTGAGGAGAGGACCAAGATCAGTGGGAAAGGGAAGAAGAACCCGATGTATGGAGacagtctccctcctcctcctccgagaCCCCCGATGTCCGACAGCCAGGGGGAGAAGGCGCTGCAGCCGGTCCCCAGCCCACAGTCCGCCATCGAGCAAAAGGTAATGAAGGGCATCGAGGAGAACATGCTGAAGCTCCAGGagcaggacagaggaggacagggcGGCGAGGTCAAACAGAAAGCCTCCAACGGCATCGCGAGCTGGTTCGGCCTGAAAAAGAGCAAACTCCCCGCGTTGAGCCGCAAGACTGACGCAACCAAAGCCAAGGACGAGAAGAGAGAGTGGAAGATCAACATCCCCTCTGTCGGCAGGGACTCCGTCAAAATGGCCACCAGGTGTAAAGAAGGTGTGGAGGGGCTGAACATTTCGACTCTGATGGAGAAGGCGGAGGGGCTGAGGAGAGCGCTGGAGGAGGAGAGGGCGTATGTGGAGAGGTCGGGCAGGGGTCACTCCTGTGAGGTGGTGATGGACCAAGCTCAGGGACAGCTGGCTGTCATGTACAGGGGAGGACGCTCGGACAACTTCATGCAACAGCTGCTAAACAG agTGGATGGTAAGGACATGATCAGCCTGCCCCAACGCCGGCTCTCGTTTGACTGTAAAACCTCTAAGCCAGTGTTTCAGCAGAGCGACGTCATTAGTCACACCACCAGTCGAGATGATATGGAGAAG GGATCAGATAGAATCGGAAACATCACTTCAGATGAAAACCTCGCGGATTCAGTTCACTCTCAACACTTTGCAG GTTCTGGTGCTTCCACTTACACTCTGGACAGTGGTATCGGTACTTTCCCCCTGCCAGACTGCAGCAGTGGTGCAGCAGGTCGGAGTCTGTCCAAGACCAGGGCCGGGGCCGAGCACCACTCGAGTTCCCCGGGAAGGGCCGGTCGACGAGCCCGAACCCTGGACCGAGAGCTGCCTTCACAGGACGAGTGTTACACACCGCACAAACAGCTGATTCCTACCATTCAGTACGGCTCCATGTTGGAAGGAAGGAGTTCAGGAGGCGTCATCCGCGAAG ATAAAGACGGACATGGTGCAAACATGTTTTCCCCTCGCACCAAAACCTGGACCTTCCCCAACCTGAAAACCCCATCAGGGCCAGCGGAGGTGTACCTGgcagtggaggaggaagaggaggagccgGTACCATTTGGATCACCGTTCAGAGGG AGCATGAAGGCCGGTGGTCCTTCTTCCAGCCGGGTGGTGGACCCAGGCAGCCTGCCCGTCCCTGCCCAGGCGGGGATGAGCCGCAGGGGGAAGACTCGAGTTCCCAGCGTCCCCGAGATGAGCCGCGAGGCTGGGTTGGAGCTGCTGAGGGAGCGGCCAGAGGAGGCGCTGTCCCCGAGTCGCCCTCAAGTCCTTGAGACCCCCGAGTCGCTCAGTGACTCTCTGTATGACAGTCTGTCGTCCTGCGGCAGCCAAGGATGA
- the nckap5l gene encoding nck-associated protein 5-like isoform X1, whose amino-acid sequence MNGFMCLLTSPPYTMRTMSDETEQRMCEEDFGSDEEGEEADVESYLEDNSSELMDRLRELEAENSALMLANESQREAYERCLDEVANHVVQALLNQKDLREECIKLKMLVFDLERQNRALCELFQQKLPNHPTAHYQVQAGPLPDYNAQLHNDSAKQVEPAQTEAQAKGNGYRTQHASPGPRGPATSMEALSPFFKKKAHILEVLRKMEETDPLKFHPSTTSLSFCDYSQVLMSTEAVLATADPLPLQCKSHHTHCHCSCTDADTHQHVNGDGAVKCEGGNTCCLHCKRSPDSPPKPCNHVCSPSKANSATQSHVVPAAAMSECHSKSRTGESVPSKQCLKNDNHQQTAGAAAQSSVAGTGDDSLEVEQEQEGLKASGSDEITGFCPSMQISHCETETSDGINTTDPSAVPETDSTDQETSSVRASASVSPSPSCLSDVKAAAINSPSKLLKFLKIPSIGEKSQAPTSSVRLSPQLTRNSRIPCRTNNYEVYHSPVPTRRATTTERCRQPPPPPSRSESYPATHSAPTSPPQPEDTCSPAAKEISYSSLSVPKASAGSKVGASSSASSSSPKVSQRVPHYENVCEMSASSREEEPAVSLEKRTTLPSQTKVNGGERKLVKSLPESVLNPTPQRKQSSSSTSESTSDDEEDSDSPVWVNHHSLPSSSALSKAQSRTNYSRSREKQDVDTKENTAEVAHPPPPPPTRRTESSSIPKRPGVASARSQADSSHHAFKDRLAALGKLRSSEDLQVSLRPAEAANTDGTYGEDRSKTAERSVELLKEEQRHSKYTDSLDGKPKGSGLKYSGPSQIYEPGAKAQPSVGKQELCVTKTEGSKSKIGLPSPNTDAPQVLRNNIKCPGSLNLAYNIKSGVGPHSSNSPNKIPPKSPSKPCQGPSVHRGSKPTEAPRYSSKSEERTKISGKGKKNPMYGDSLPPPPPRPPMSDSQGEKALQPVPSPQSAIEQKVMKGIEENMLKLQEQDRGGQGGEVKQKASNGIASWFGLKKSKLPALSRKTDATKAKDEKREWKINIPSVGRDSVKMATRCKEGVEGLNISTLMEKAEGLRRALEEERAYVERSGRGHSCEVVMDQAQGQLAVMYRGGRSDNFMQQLLNRVDGKDMISLPQRRLSFDCKTSKPVFQQSDVISHTTSRDDMEKGSDRIGNITSDENLADSVHSQHFAGSGASTYTLDSGIGTFPLPDCSSGAAGRSLSKTRAGAEHHSSSPGRAGRRARTLDRELPSQDECYTPHKQLIPTIQYGSMLEGRSSGGVIREDKDGHGANMFSPRTKTWTFPNLKTPSGPAEVYLAVEEEEEEPVPFGSPFRGSMKAGGPSSSRVVDPGSLPVPAQAGMSRRGKTRVPSVPEMSREAGLELLRERPEEALSPSRPQVLETPESLSDSLYDSLSSCGSQG is encoded by the exons ATGAATGGATTCATGTGTTTGCTCACTAGTCCTCCATATACA ATGAGAACAATGTCTGATGAGACAGAACAGAGAATGTGTGAGGAGGACTTTGGTTCGGATGAGGAGGGTGAGGAGGCAGATGTGGAGTCTTACCTGGAGGACAACAGCAGCGAGCTCATGGACCGACTCAGAGAACTGGAG GCAGAGAATTCAGCTCTGATGTTGGCAAATGAAAGTCAGCGAGAGGCTTATGAAAGATGTTTGGATGAG GTGGCTAACCATGTGGTCCAAGCTCTGCTCAATCAAAag GATCTGAGAGAGGAGTGCATAAAGCTGAAGATGCTGGTGTTTGATCTGGAGAGACAGAACCGAGCGCTTTGTGAGCTTTTTCAGCAGAAACTGCCCAATCACCCTACTGCTCACTACCAG GTCCAGGCAGGACCCCTCCCAGACTACAATGCACAGCTGCACAATGACTCTGCCAAACAGGTGGAGCCTGCACAGACTGAAGCACAAGCCAAG GGAAATGGCTACCGCACACAACATGCCTCTCCAGGCCCCCGTGGTCCGGCCACCTCCATGGAGGCCCTGTCCCCCTTCTTCAAGAAGAAAGCACACATCCTGGAGGTTCTTCGTAAGATGGAGGAGACAGACCCTCTGAAGTTCCACCCCTCCACTACTAGCTTGTCTTTCTGCGACTACAGCCAGGTGCTCATGTCAACAGAAGCTGTTTTGGCCACGGCAGACCCACTTCCACTCCAGTGCAAATCCCACCACACACACTGCCACTGCTCCTGCACCGACGCCGACACACACCAGCACGTCAACGGGGATGGAGCGGTGAAGTGTGAGGGAGGGAACACCTGCTGTTTAcactgcaagagaagcccagaCAGTCCTCCGAAGCCATGTAACCATGTCTGTAGTCCTTCAAAAGCCAACTCAGCCACCCAGAGCCATGTAGTTCCTGCAGCTGCTATGAGTGAATGTCACAGTAAGAGCAGAACAGGCGAGTCTGTTCCCTCTAAACAGTGTCTCAAGAATGACAACCACCAGCAAACAGCAGGAGCTGCCGCCCAGTCCTCAGTAGCGGGAACTGGCGATGACAGCCTGGAGgtggagcaggagcaggagggtCTAAAAGCTAGTGGCTCTGACGAGATCACTGGTTTTTGTCCCAGTATGCAAATCTCCCACTGTGAAACAGAAACGAGTGATGGCATCAACACCACTGACCCCTCAGCCGTCCCAGAGACAGACAGCACAGATCAGGAGACGTCCTCTGTAAGAGCGAGTGCCTCCGTCAGCCCCAGCCCCTCCTGTCTCAGTGATGTCAAAGCCGCAGCTATCAATTCCCCGTCCAAACTGCTTAAGTTCTTGAAGATCCCCTCCATCGGGGAGAAGTCTCAGGCTCCGACCTCCTCTGTCCGTCTGAGCCCTCAGCTCACCCGCAACTCCAGAATCCCCTGCCGCACCAACAACTACGAGGTGTACCACTCCCCCGTCCCCACGCGTAGAGCCACCACCACAGAGAGGTGCAGGcagccccctccccctccatccAGGTCTGAGTCCTACCCTGCCACACACTCAGCCCCGACCTCCCCACCGCAACCTGAAGACACCTGCTCCCCCGCAGCTAAGGAGATAAGCTACAGCAGCCTTTCTGTACCTAAGGCGAGTGCTGGGTCCAAGGTGGGAGCCTCGTCCTCTGCATCCTCCTCCTCACCTAAAGTATCACAGAGGGTTCCTCATTATGAAAATGTCTGTGAAATGTCTGCTAGCTCTAGAGAAGAGGAACCAGCTGTGAGTCTTGAGAAAAGAACCACACTGCCCTCTCAAACAAAAGTGAATGGCGGCGAGAGGAAGCTAGTTAAATCACTACCAGAAAGTGTCCTGAACCCCACTCCTCAGAGGAAGCAGTCGTCCTCCTCCACATCAGAGTCCACGTCAGATGATGAAGAAGATTCAGACAGCCCGGTGTGGGTTAACCATCACAGCCTGCCCAGCTCGTCCGCCCTCAGCAAAGCTCAGAGTAGAACGAACTACTCACGAAGCAGAGAGAAGCAGGATGTGGATACAAAGGAGAACACAGCAGAGGTCGCccatcctccacctccacctccaacaAGGAGGACTGAGTCCTCATCCATCCCCAAAAGGCCTGGTGTGGCATCAGCCAGATCCCAGGCTGATTCCAGTCACCATGCTTTCAAAGACAGACTAGCTGCTTTAGGAAAACTGAGGAGCTCCGAGGATTTGCAAGTGAGTCTAAGGCCAGCGGAGGCAGCGAATACTGACGGGACGTACGGTGAAGACAGGAGTAAGACAGCAGAGAGGTCAGTGGAGCTCCTCAAGGAGGAGCAGAGACATTCAAAATACACAGACTCTCTGGACGGTAAACCCAAAGGGAGTGGTCTGAAGTACTCAGGTCCTTCTCAGATCTATGAACCAGGAGCAAAAGCTCAGCCTTCAGTGGGTAAACAAGAACTGTGTGTGACTAAGACTGAAGGCTCCAAGAGCAAAATCGGTCTGCCTTCCCCCAACACAGACGCCCCACAGGTACTACGCAACAACATCAAGTGTCCGGGTTCCCTGAATCTAGCTTACAACATTAAATCTGGTGTTGGTCCTCACAGTAGCAACAGTCCAAACAAAATCCCCCCGAAGTCACCGTCCAAACCCTGCCAGGGCCCGTCAGTCCACAGAGGAAGCAAACCCACAGAGGCCCCGCGGTACTCGTCCAAATCTGAGGAGAGGACCAAGATCAGTGGGAAAGGGAAGAAGAACCCGATGTATGGAGacagtctccctcctcctcctccgagaCCCCCGATGTCCGACAGCCAGGGGGAGAAGGCGCTGCAGCCGGTCCCCAGCCCACAGTCCGCCATCGAGCAAAAGGTAATGAAGGGCATCGAGGAGAACATGCTGAAGCTCCAGGagcaggacagaggaggacagggcGGCGAGGTCAAACAGAAAGCCTCCAACGGCATCGCGAGCTGGTTCGGCCTGAAAAAGAGCAAACTCCCCGCGTTGAGCCGCAAGACTGACGCAACCAAAGCCAAGGACGAGAAGAGAGAGTGGAAGATCAACATCCCCTCTGTCGGCAGGGACTCCGTCAAAATGGCCACCAGGTGTAAAGAAGGTGTGGAGGGGCTGAACATTTCGACTCTGATGGAGAAGGCGGAGGGGCTGAGGAGAGCGCTGGAGGAGGAGAGGGCGTATGTGGAGAGGTCGGGCAGGGGTCACTCCTGTGAGGTGGTGATGGACCAAGCTCAGGGACAGCTGGCTGTCATGTACAGGGGAGGACGCTCGGACAACTTCATGCAACAGCTGCTAAACAG agTGGATGGTAAGGACATGATCAGCCTGCCCCAACGCCGGCTCTCGTTTGACTGTAAAACCTCTAAGCCAGTGTTTCAGCAGAGCGACGTCATTAGTCACACCACCAGTCGAGATGATATGGAGAAG GGATCAGATAGAATCGGAAACATCACTTCAGATGAAAACCTCGCGGATTCAGTTCACTCTCAACACTTTGCAG GTTCTGGTGCTTCCACTTACACTCTGGACAGTGGTATCGGTACTTTCCCCCTGCCAGACTGCAGCAGTGGTGCAGCAGGTCGGAGTCTGTCCAAGACCAGGGCCGGGGCCGAGCACCACTCGAGTTCCCCGGGAAGGGCCGGTCGACGAGCCCGAACCCTGGACCGAGAGCTGCCTTCACAGGACGAGTGTTACACACCGCACAAACAGCTGATTCCTACCATTCAGTACGGCTCCATGTTGGAAGGAAGGAGTTCAGGAGGCGTCATCCGCGAAG ATAAAGACGGACATGGTGCAAACATGTTTTCCCCTCGCACCAAAACCTGGACCTTCCCCAACCTGAAAACCCCATCAGGGCCAGCGGAGGTGTACCTGgcagtggaggaggaagaggaggagccgGTACCATTTGGATCACCGTTCAGAGGG AGCATGAAGGCCGGTGGTCCTTCTTCCAGCCGGGTGGTGGACCCAGGCAGCCTGCCCGTCCCTGCCCAGGCGGGGATGAGCCGCAGGGGGAAGACTCGAGTTCCCAGCGTCCCCGAGATGAGCCGCGAGGCTGGGTTGGAGCTGCTGAGGGAGCGGCCAGAGGAGGCGCTGTCCCCGAGTCGCCCTCAAGTCCTTGAGACCCCCGAGTCGCTCAGTGACTCTCTGTATGACAGTCTGTCGTCCTGCGGCAGCCAAGGATGA